One part of the Methanobrevibacter sp. genome encodes these proteins:
- a CDS encoding phosphoglycolate phosphatase, with protein sequence MAVEAIAVDIDGTITNEKRQICISAIESLRKAEKKGIPTIIVTGNVVNYAYATEVLIGCSGGIVCENGGVVFKEGENNNAVEALVERDFVTSAEKHLKKNLGEKFDKHASHDNIYRLTETVFYKTIARQEIEDALKDFEYLDELEIYDSGFALHITDKRVNKGTSLKYLCERNGINMENVMAIGDSQNDEEFLKEAGYKIAVANAEDRLKEISTYTCEKMFGDGVAEAIEKFAL encoded by the coding sequence ATGGCAGTCGAAGCAATAGCAGTCGATATTGATGGAACAATAACAAACGAAAAAAGACAGATTTGCATTTCAGCCATTGAATCTTTAAGAAAAGCGGAAAAAAAGGGAATCCCGACAATAATCGTAACTGGAAATGTTGTTAACTATGCCTATGCTACAGAAGTTCTAATCGGATGCAGCGGAGGAATCGTTTGTGAAAACGGAGGAGTTGTCTTTAAAGAAGGAGAAAACAACAATGCTGTTGAAGCACTAGTCGAAAGAGATTTTGTAACGTCAGCTGAAAAACATCTTAAAAAGAATTTAGGTGAAAAATTCGACAAGCATGCATCACACGACAACATATACCGATTAACGGAAACTGTATTTTACAAAACCATTGCCCGACAAGAAATAGAAGATGCATTAAAGGATTTTGAATATTTAGATGAACTTGAAATCTACGACAGCGGATTTGCACTTCACATTACTGACAAACGGGTCAACAAAGGAACCTCACTCAAATATTTATGCGAGAGAAATGGAATAAATATGGAAAATGTAATGGCTATCGGAGACAGTCAGAATGATGAAGAGTTCTTAAAAGAAGCAGGATATAAAATAGCTGTGGCAAATGCCGAAGACAGATTAAAGGAAATAAGCACCTACACATGTGAAAAAATGTTTGGTGACGGAGTAGCAGAAGCTATTGAAAAATTTGCGTTATAA